Proteins encoded in a region of the Bactrocera tryoni isolate S06 chromosome 4, CSIRO_BtryS06_freeze2, whole genome shotgun sequence genome:
- the LOC120774022 gene encoding serine/threonine-protein kinase fray2 isoform X1: MSDLNLNDDLLNYELGDDIDDQALYGADEDELLLSDDELEKDVTKEVKQQIKAEAEQWVNERIQEKGENKNGSKNASTAQPMSAAGAANTSKFVKDTVQQVTADATEVTSSAATHLIANNSKHGDITDDVSTSENSAPAHAEFKEPTRSQPQRELTQTVAPASTQTLLSNSTNIDEVTSSSSKEVEADHSSVISCSTSNMTDSSFIQSSQESLGVTPLSASDYSDPREDMEEERETRTNIKTTNERDFDTGINESTEKHHSRFVHNKRGGNPLLRPHSLRGSYHGQRPLLRYPPSHGNFLLTTHGVPAARTTIVSTTLTHTSSALIPGQFPLQQPPLPYAPHNTAHGPPSTNPGTMGPQQTNPNAQIPLHPHDPMNPSISHRPRHPFPGFRPGGPMNFRHPNPGNMYPHDYNTGNGVPFNQNFGHMSHPSRAMFRPELAGGPMQGGNNAGMGPTPGPMVMRPNMRLPRPPLSNLPPQGLVPNFINNPAIRPPQQLPLQPPQAPLQLPQSGVHPSTSVQASQVSANNNGGPITSATLRPSKVLINPNFKGGVQAATNKFIKETQFMSTISSHVSHLQSDDELLRQQEEFINKNREHIEKRRHERSPLTARRSRSRSRSRTHSRERSFTPPNKRSGGGGAGGTGSHFDRERERDRERERDRDRERDRLDRERDRDRERERGPVDRERGGAGSGNGNMGPRGNRFRRGNSRDRDYDKRGGGAYVKRRRSLSPLPRAGGGFRRGGDRDRPDVEEDEETRVYRLEIEKQKALREKILKDKELKRRRAAEEKQYEDQRPNQTNNASTNNGSNAPSSASENQTQKLKPIVVTERKIISLKKRQQQPQYADEDFPRQKSQQPPQAQNQRKQIPTAKILPEAKRNLNDHITNVTSSSGGVNCGSSNTAIIKPVPKKETHTPTPPPAALLKQTRRMSSPSDDEVELDYDEDELMLEMEDRLLATPTPSPPQPAVSRTPTPEPIAPPPSNKANIKSSRSSNNTTSQRSSASSASFGSSNRRVVLKSSTTSTSSNSGGAGRKESDLHSSDGSRNRRTGGGSSRNSSSNNSRKGIFDRLETRRQMYDSGGSNRDGGGNDGKRNKGQRIVLKHD, from the exons ATGTCTGACTTAAATTTGAA cGACGATTTATTGAACTATGAATTGGGTGATGATATTGATGATCAGGCACTTTACGGCGCCGATGAAGATGAACTACTATTGTCAGAcgatg AATTAGAAAAAGATGTAACAAAAGAagttaaacaacaaataaaagcaGAGGCAGAACAATGGGTTAATGAACGTATACAAGAAAaaggtgaaaataaaaatggttcTAAGAACGCTAGTACAGCACAGCCTATGTCTGCAGCTGGAGCAGCTAATACTTCAAAATTTGTCAAGGACACAGTTCAACAAGTCACCGCTGATGCAACGGAAGTGACTTCATCGGCGGCAACACATTTGATTGCGAATAACTCAAAACATGGTGATATAACCGATGATGTGTCCACAAGTGAAAATTCAGCGCCTGCACATGCAGAATTTAAAGAACCTACAAGGTCTCAACCCCAAAGGGAATTAACACAGACGGTAGCGCCAGCATCTACACAGACTTTGTTGTCAAACTCTACAAATATCGATGAAGTCACTTCAAGTAGTAGTAAAGAAGTTGAAGCAGATCATTCATCAGTCATTAGTTGCAGTACCAGTAATATGACTGATTCCTCCTTCATTCAAAGCTCACAAGAAAGTTTGGGAGTAACCCCTTTAAGCGCAAGTGATTATTCCGATCCTAGAGAGGATATGGAAGAAGAACGTGAGACAcgtacaaatataaaaacaacaaatgaacGTGATTTTGATACAGGAATCAATGAATCGACAG aaaaGCATCATTCTCGCTTCGTGCATAATAAACGTGGAGGAAATCCTCTGCTGCGTCCCCATTCATTACGTGGATCTTACCACGGTCAGAGGCCACTACTCCGCTATCCACCATCACATGGTAATTTTCTATTGACAACGCACGGTGTTCCCGCGGCGAGAACAACTATCGTGTCAACAACGCTAACCCACACATCCTCCGCCCTCATTCCAGGTCAATTCCCGCTACAACAACCGCCCCTACCTTATGCACCACACAACACAGCACACGGTCCGCCATCTACAAATCCCGGAACAATGGGACCACAACAAACAAACCCAAATGCACAAATTCCTCTCCACCCACACGATCCCATGAATCCCTCAATTTCCCATCGTCCACGACACCCATTCCCCGGATTTCGCCCAGGTGGGCCTATGAATTTTAGACATCCTAATCCCGGCAATATGTATCCACACGATTATAATACGGGTAATGGTGTACCCTTCAATCAGAACTTCGGTCATATGTCACATCCATCACGAGCTATGTTCCGACCTGAACTTGCTGGCGGACCAATGCAAGGTGGCAACAATGCAGGTATGGGCCCGACACCGGGACCTATGGTAATGCGACCGAATATGCGTTTACCGCGCCCACCATTATCAAATTTACCACCACAAGGCCTAGTgccaaattttataaacaacCCGGCCATTAGACCTCCCCAACAACTACCATTGCAGCCTCCTCAAGCTCCCCTACAGTTACCACAAAGTGGTGTGCATCCAAGTACCAGTGTGCAGGCGTCACAAGTATCTGCCAATAACAATGGCGGCCCAATAACATCGGCAACATTACGCCCTAGCAAAGTACTTATTAATCCAAATTTTAAGGGTGGCGTTCAAGCAGCAACAAATAAGTTTATAAAAGAAACTCAATTTATGTCAACAATTAGCAGTCATGTCTCACATTTACAAAGTGACGATGAGTTACTGCGTCAACAGGAGgaattcattaataaaaatcGAGAGCATATCGAGAAACGAAGGCATGAGCGTTCGCCGCTCACTGCAAGACGAAGCCGCAGTCGCAGCCGTTCTCGAACACATTCACGTGAACGCAGCTTTACGCCACCAAATAAGAGAAGCGGTGGTGGAGGCGCCGGCGGGACCGGTTCACACTTCGACAGAGAACGTGAACGCGATCGGGAGAGAGAACGTGATCGTGATCGTGAGCGAGATCGTTTAGATCGTGAAAGAGATCGTGACCGTGAAAGGGAACGTGGTCCTGTTGATCGCGAACGTGGTGGTGCAGGAAGCGGAAATGGTAACATGGGCCCAAGAGGAAATCGTTTTCGTCGTGGAAATAGTCGAGATCGTGATTATGACAAAAGAGGTGGTGGAGCATACGTTAAACGTAGACGTAGTTTATCTCCTTTACCACGAGCTGGTGGAGGTTTTCGACGTGGAGGTGATCGCGATCGCCCAGAT gtTGAAGAGGACGAAGAGACGCGTGTATATAGATTGGAAATAGAGAAACAGAAAGCATTGCGAGAAAAAATACTCAAGGACAAGGAATTAAAAAGAAGGCGCGCCGCAGAGGAAAAACAATATGAG GATCAGCGTCCTAATCAGACCAATAATGCTAGTACCAATAACGGTAGTAATGCCCCAAGCAGTGCCAGTGAAAATCAGACGCAGAAACTTAAGCCAATTGTGGTAACAGAACGCAAAATAATATCGTTAAAGAAACGGCAGCAGCAGCCACAATATGCTGATGAGGATTTTCCACGTCAAAAGTCGCAACAACCGCCGCAAGCGCAAAATCAGCGCAAGCAGATTCcaactgcaaaaattttaccagAAGCAAAACGGAATCTTAACGATCATATAACGAATGTCACAAGCAGCAGTGGTGGTGTTAACTGTGGCAGCAGCAATACAGCCATAATAAAACCAGTACCCAAAAAGGAAACCCATACACCAACACCACCACCGGCGGCATTATTGAAACAAACACGACGTATGTCCTCGCCGAGTGATGATGAAGTGGAGCTCGACTACGATGAAGATGAATTAATGCTAGAAATGGAGGATCGCCTGTTGGCCACGCCAACACCGTCCCCACCACAACCAGCCGTCTCACGTACACCGACACCTGAACCAATAGCTCCACCGCCATCTAATAAGGCAAACATAAAATCTAGTCGTAGCAGTAACAATACGACATCTCAAAGATCATCAGCATCGTCAGCATCATTCGGTTCAAGCAACCGACGAGTGGTACTAAAATCGTCTACAACATCAACATCAAGTAATTCAGGAGGTGCTGGCCGCAAGGAAAGCGATTTGCACTCATCCGATGGCAGTCGGAATCGTCGCACTGGTGGGGGATCGTCGCGCAACAGTAGCAGTAATAACTCACGGAAAGGTATATTTGATCGCTTGGAGACCAGGCGACAAATGTATGACAGCGGTGGAAGCAACAGAGACGGTGGCGGAAACGACGGAAAGCGCAACAAGGGGCAACGCATTGTTTTGAAACATGATTAA
- the LOC120774022 gene encoding uncharacterized protein LOC120774022 isoform X2, with amino-acid sequence MSDLNLNDDLLNYELGDDIDDQALYGADEDELLLSDDELEKDVTKEVKQQIKAEAEQWVNERIQEKGENKNGSKNASTAQPMSAAGAANTSKFVKDTVQQVTADATEVTSSAATHLIANNSKHGDITDDVSTSENSAPAHAEFKEPTRSQPQRELTQTVAPASTQTLLSNSTNIDEVTSSSSKEVEADHSSVISCSTSNMTDSSFIQSSQESLGVTPLSASDYSDPREDMEEERETRTNIKTTNERDFDTGINESTEKHHSRFVHNKRGGNPLLRPHSLRGSYHGQRPLLRYPPSHGQFPLQQPPLPYAPHNTAHGPPSTNPGTMGPQQTNPNAQIPLHPHDPMNPSISHRPRHPFPGFRPGGPMNFRHPNPGNMYPHDYNTGNGVPFNQNFGHMSHPSRAMFRPELAGGPMQGGNNAGMGPTPGPMVMRPNMRLPRPPLSNLPPQGLVPNFINNPAIRPPQQLPLQPPQAPLQLPQSGVHPSTSVQASQVSANNNGGPITSATLRPSKVLINPNFKGGVQAATNKFIKETQFMSTISSHVSHLQSDDELLRQQEEFINKNREHIEKRRHERSPLTARRSRSRSRSRTHSRERSFTPPNKRSGGGGAGGTGSHFDRERERDRERERDRDRERDRLDRERDRDRERERGPVDRERGGAGSGNGNMGPRGNRFRRGNSRDRDYDKRGGGAYVKRRRSLSPLPRAGGGFRRGGDRDRPDVEEDEETRVYRLEIEKQKALREKILKDKELKRRRAAEEKQYEDQRPNQTNNASTNNGSNAPSSASENQTQKLKPIVVTERKIISLKKRQQQPQYADEDFPRQKSQQPPQAQNQRKQIPTAKILPEAKRNLNDHITNVTSSSGGVNCGSSNTAIIKPVPKKETHTPTPPPAALLKQTRRMSSPSDDEVELDYDEDELMLEMEDRLLATPTPSPPQPAVSRTPTPEPIAPPPSNKANIKSSRSSNNTTSQRSSASSASFGSSNRRVVLKSSTTSTSSNSGGAGRKESDLHSSDGSRNRRTGGGSSRNSSSNNSRKGIFDRLETRRQMYDSGGSNRDGGGNDGKRNKGQRIVLKHD; translated from the exons ATGTCTGACTTAAATTTGAA cGACGATTTATTGAACTATGAATTGGGTGATGATATTGATGATCAGGCACTTTACGGCGCCGATGAAGATGAACTACTATTGTCAGAcgatg AATTAGAAAAAGATGTAACAAAAGAagttaaacaacaaataaaagcaGAGGCAGAACAATGGGTTAATGAACGTATACAAGAAAaaggtgaaaataaaaatggttcTAAGAACGCTAGTACAGCACAGCCTATGTCTGCAGCTGGAGCAGCTAATACTTCAAAATTTGTCAAGGACACAGTTCAACAAGTCACCGCTGATGCAACGGAAGTGACTTCATCGGCGGCAACACATTTGATTGCGAATAACTCAAAACATGGTGATATAACCGATGATGTGTCCACAAGTGAAAATTCAGCGCCTGCACATGCAGAATTTAAAGAACCTACAAGGTCTCAACCCCAAAGGGAATTAACACAGACGGTAGCGCCAGCATCTACACAGACTTTGTTGTCAAACTCTACAAATATCGATGAAGTCACTTCAAGTAGTAGTAAAGAAGTTGAAGCAGATCATTCATCAGTCATTAGTTGCAGTACCAGTAATATGACTGATTCCTCCTTCATTCAAAGCTCACAAGAAAGTTTGGGAGTAACCCCTTTAAGCGCAAGTGATTATTCCGATCCTAGAGAGGATATGGAAGAAGAACGTGAGACAcgtacaaatataaaaacaacaaatgaacGTGATTTTGATACAGGAATCAATGAATCGACAG aaaaGCATCATTCTCGCTTCGTGCATAATAAACGTGGAGGAAATCCTCTGCTGCGTCCCCATTCATTACGTGGATCTTACCACGGTCAGAGGCCACTACTCCGCTATCCACCATCACATG GTCAATTCCCGCTACAACAACCGCCCCTACCTTATGCACCACACAACACAGCACACGGTCCGCCATCTACAAATCCCGGAACAATGGGACCACAACAAACAAACCCAAATGCACAAATTCCTCTCCACCCACACGATCCCATGAATCCCTCAATTTCCCATCGTCCACGACACCCATTCCCCGGATTTCGCCCAGGTGGGCCTATGAATTTTAGACATCCTAATCCCGGCAATATGTATCCACACGATTATAATACGGGTAATGGTGTACCCTTCAATCAGAACTTCGGTCATATGTCACATCCATCACGAGCTATGTTCCGACCTGAACTTGCTGGCGGACCAATGCAAGGTGGCAACAATGCAGGTATGGGCCCGACACCGGGACCTATGGTAATGCGACCGAATATGCGTTTACCGCGCCCACCATTATCAAATTTACCACCACAAGGCCTAGTgccaaattttataaacaacCCGGCCATTAGACCTCCCCAACAACTACCATTGCAGCCTCCTCAAGCTCCCCTACAGTTACCACAAAGTGGTGTGCATCCAAGTACCAGTGTGCAGGCGTCACAAGTATCTGCCAATAACAATGGCGGCCCAATAACATCGGCAACATTACGCCCTAGCAAAGTACTTATTAATCCAAATTTTAAGGGTGGCGTTCAAGCAGCAACAAATAAGTTTATAAAAGAAACTCAATTTATGTCAACAATTAGCAGTCATGTCTCACATTTACAAAGTGACGATGAGTTACTGCGTCAACAGGAGgaattcattaataaaaatcGAGAGCATATCGAGAAACGAAGGCATGAGCGTTCGCCGCTCACTGCAAGACGAAGCCGCAGTCGCAGCCGTTCTCGAACACATTCACGTGAACGCAGCTTTACGCCACCAAATAAGAGAAGCGGTGGTGGAGGCGCCGGCGGGACCGGTTCACACTTCGACAGAGAACGTGAACGCGATCGGGAGAGAGAACGTGATCGTGATCGTGAGCGAGATCGTTTAGATCGTGAAAGAGATCGTGACCGTGAAAGGGAACGTGGTCCTGTTGATCGCGAACGTGGTGGTGCAGGAAGCGGAAATGGTAACATGGGCCCAAGAGGAAATCGTTTTCGTCGTGGAAATAGTCGAGATCGTGATTATGACAAAAGAGGTGGTGGAGCATACGTTAAACGTAGACGTAGTTTATCTCCTTTACCACGAGCTGGTGGAGGTTTTCGACGTGGAGGTGATCGCGATCGCCCAGAT gtTGAAGAGGACGAAGAGACGCGTGTATATAGATTGGAAATAGAGAAACAGAAAGCATTGCGAGAAAAAATACTCAAGGACAAGGAATTAAAAAGAAGGCGCGCCGCAGAGGAAAAACAATATGAG GATCAGCGTCCTAATCAGACCAATAATGCTAGTACCAATAACGGTAGTAATGCCCCAAGCAGTGCCAGTGAAAATCAGACGCAGAAACTTAAGCCAATTGTGGTAACAGAACGCAAAATAATATCGTTAAAGAAACGGCAGCAGCAGCCACAATATGCTGATGAGGATTTTCCACGTCAAAAGTCGCAACAACCGCCGCAAGCGCAAAATCAGCGCAAGCAGATTCcaactgcaaaaattttaccagAAGCAAAACGGAATCTTAACGATCATATAACGAATGTCACAAGCAGCAGTGGTGGTGTTAACTGTGGCAGCAGCAATACAGCCATAATAAAACCAGTACCCAAAAAGGAAACCCATACACCAACACCACCACCGGCGGCATTATTGAAACAAACACGACGTATGTCCTCGCCGAGTGATGATGAAGTGGAGCTCGACTACGATGAAGATGAATTAATGCTAGAAATGGAGGATCGCCTGTTGGCCACGCCAACACCGTCCCCACCACAACCAGCCGTCTCACGTACACCGACACCTGAACCAATAGCTCCACCGCCATCTAATAAGGCAAACATAAAATCTAGTCGTAGCAGTAACAATACGACATCTCAAAGATCATCAGCATCGTCAGCATCATTCGGTTCAAGCAACCGACGAGTGGTACTAAAATCGTCTACAACATCAACATCAAGTAATTCAGGAGGTGCTGGCCGCAAGGAAAGCGATTTGCACTCATCCGATGGCAGTCGGAATCGTCGCACTGGTGGGGGATCGTCGCGCAACAGTAGCAGTAATAACTCACGGAAAGGTATATTTGATCGCTTGGAGACCAGGCGACAAATGTATGACAGCGGTGGAAGCAACAGAGACGGTGGCGGAAACGACGGAAAGCGCAACAAGGGGCAACGCATTGTTTTGAAACATGATTAA
- the LOC120774221 gene encoding testis-expressed protein 10 — MVSHKKKLRSEKAKVKLKATKLPKGLNVTKTEFKVRKITIREQLKQSQFADGERQLNLKETISRLKHHSSNMRADALRNLREAITAGRVNLTGYMHSLLQSVSAISLDIDRETRRDSFKALKCLLTALKTDEVVPFFHIISSYLRCAMTHIQPAIQEDSLLMLDVLMEHVPQLVVTHSVKIIRNFLEMISRARKEGDHTSRTLTVRLGEKQTTIKWRTKVLERLRQMLATLVENKRANNTGKIVNSFTKNVTFNPNAPQHYNVKRKYLTPANQIDLLAALRPSLGVKSADAIEGSEEERLREYVIHLLPLLVESWIEVRPQDQKMSTTLTNEAAQTLKVALEILQNIWMLIELNEENENNHQLSAWFQEQYAETFAVSFLTDGFPYQQNETDPELNKKSYKKHLRLLSVNGGQLCLEQNICLAYLMCQFYKSHSPIQTQIERFATLFKYLEEVVSNLSTHPLQNHHALIKALRISLFENDIKFLQMHKDLMLPLLNSTMEAFLRNNFPNKTNSETEVLTLICDIVQTPQLRQHYGEDTFIRFLEYLPQLLLKQSVQVSTIIAMSTLAKQKNSTFLRALENKIEAVIENLQKIQVSGAPNAFEGKKHIMNLFYWTERKFASEYKELLHQNIDKHITDKRIVNYFKYILSE; from the exons ATGGTGAGCCATAAAAAGAAATTACGGTCTGAGAAGGCGAAAGTAAAACTAAAGGCTACTAAATTGCCTAAAGGTCTAAATGTCACTAAAACAGAATTCAAGGTCCGAAAAATTACGATAAGGGAACAGTTGAAGCAGTCACAATTCGCGGACGGAGAACGTCAACTGAACTTAAAAGAAACTATTTCACGCTTAAAGCACCACAGTTCCAATATGCGCGCTGATGCGCTTCGAAATCTACGCGAAGCCATCACTGCCGGGCGTGTCAATCTAACTGGTTATATGCACAGCCTATTGCAAAGTGTTTCCGCAATATCGTTGGACATAGATAGGGAGACACGAAGAGATTCATTTAAAGCGTTGAAATGTCTTTTAACAGCATTAAAAACGGATGAAGTTGTGCCTTTCTTCCATATAATTTCATCTTATTTACGATGTGCTATGACACATATTCAACCAGCGATACAAGAGGATTCACTGCTCATGCTAGATGTTCTTATGGAACATGTGCCACAGTTAGTAGTAACACATAGTGTGAAGATTATACGAAACTTCCTTGAAATGATTTCAAGAGCCCGTAAAGAAGGTGATCACACCAGTCGAACTCTTACTGTTCGCTTAGGTGAAAAGCAAACTACAATAAAGTGGCGAACGAAAGTTTTGGAACGCTTGCGTCAAATGCTCGCTACTTTAGTTGAAAACAAACGTGCAAATAATActggaaaaattgtaaatagcTTCACAAAAAATGTCACATTTAATCCAAATGCTCCACAGCATTACAATGTAAAGAGAAAATACCTTACTCCAGCGAACCAAATCGATTTGCTCGCTGCGCTGAGACCATCATTAGGCGTTAAAAGTGCTGACGCCATAGAAGGAAGTGAAGAAGAAAGACTGCGAGAATACGTCATCCATCTCCTACCTTTACTGGTGGAATCGTGGATTGAAGTGCGACCGCAGGACCAAAAAATGTCAACAACATTGACAAATGAAGCAGCACAAACATTGAAAGTTGCGTTAGAAATTCTGCAAAATATCTGGATGCTAATTGAGTTAAATGAGGAGAACGAAAACAATCACCAACTAAGCGCTTGGTTCCAAGAGCAATATGCGGAAACTTTTGCTGTCAGTTTTCTAACGGATGGTTTTCCATACCAACAAAATGAAACAG ATCCAGAGTTAAATAAGAAATCTTATAAGAAACATTTGAGATTGTTAAGTGTTAACGGTGGACAGTTATGCTTGGAACAAAATATATGTTTGGCATACCTAATGTGCCAATTTTACAAATCACATAGTCCAATACAAACCCAAATTGAAAGATTTGCTACGCTGTTCAAATACCTGGAAGAAGTAGTTTCCAATCTCTCAACACACCCTTTACAAAATCACCACGCTCTGATAAAAGCTTTGCGTATTAGCTTATTTGAGaacgatattaaatttttgcaaatgcataaAGATCTAATGTTACCATTACTAAACAGCACCATGGAAGCCTTTCTGCGAAATAATTTTCCTAATAAAACCAATTCAGAAACAGAAGTACTCACACTTATTTGCGACATTGTGCAAACACCACAGCTAAGACAACATTATGGGGAGGATACGTTCATTCGCTTTTTAGAATATTTGCCGCaacttttattaaaacaaagtgTCCAAGTGTCAACTATTATTGctatgtcaactttagccaaacaaaaaaattcaacatttttgcgtgcgttggaaaataaaattgaggcTGTTATTGAAAACTTACAGAAAATACAAGTGTCTGGAGCACCAAATGCATTTGAGGGGAAAAAACATATCATGAACTTATTTTACTGGACCGAAAGAAAATTTGCTTCAGAATACAAAGAACTTTTGCATCAAAATATCGATAAGCATATTACTGACAAAAGAATTGTGaactatttcaaatacatattatCCGAATAA
- the LOC120774222 gene encoding WD repeat-containing protein 46 translates to MLEDESLDKKPPGRGAKSAPSRYFHSPVPEEEVKPIKLKGVSQQNFSGEIIKVEQDKQIGFKKTFYRKGAPKKHIKTETNTKIPKELLKKYDKGEKVRPKGVKTKFFKEKQERKEVYLQYATEQAARTEILLTEQQGFIEPDEEEITAQYRQVEIAKNVDILSASKHFKLNLDFGPYSLRYTKNGRHLLLGGRRGHVAAFDWITKKLLCEMNVMEEVADVSWLHVHTMFACAQKDWVYIYDSQGTELHCVKRLYRVNCMEFLPYHFLLATGNKDGYASWLDVSIGELVSNFNTKLGDIRLMHQNPGNGVLCIGGSKGVVSMWSPKVREPLAKMLCHSTPMSALTVDPKGQYMVTAGQDRKVKVWDVRALKGPLVSYGLRLPANQVVVSQRGSLAYSQGTYCEIQSNLLLGEKAETPYLRQMCDSFVHGMRFCPYEDILGIATAKGFQSLLVPGSGEPNFDALEDNPYQTKSQRREHEVHALLEKIPPELITLDPNEISAVDVPTLQEKVDAKRALFHLKPPKIDFKSRHKMKGRGGSAKASRNKQIVKDLKRKEFITDIKKSKQTIFKQNTKKASDFIPLDSSVPSVLDRFKPKSTKKK, encoded by the exons atgttggAAGATGAAAGTTTAGATAAAAAACCACCAGGTAGAGGTGCTAAATCTGCTCCTTCACGTTATTTTCATTCGCCTGTGCCCGAGGAAGAGGTTAAGCCTATTAAATTGAAAGGTGTCAGCCAACAGAATTTCTCAGGTGAAATCATTAAGGTTGAGCAAGACAAGCAGATCgggtttaaaaaaactttttaccgCAAAGGGGCACCAAAAAAGCATATTAAAACAGAAACAAACACGAAAATTCCAAAAGAACTCctgaaaaaatatgataaagGGGAAAAGGTAAGACCTAAAGGtgtaaaaactaaatttttcaaagagaaACAAGAGCGCAAGGAAGTGTATCTACAATATGCTACGGAACAAGCTGCGCGAACAGAAATTTTACTCACGGAACAACAAGGTTTTATTGAGCCAGACGAGGAAGAGATAACTGCACAGTATCGGCAAGTAGAAATTGCCAAAAAT GTCGACATTTTGTCCGCATcgaaacatttcaaattaaatCTTGACTTTGGTCCGTATTCCTTGCGGTATACTAAAAATGGTCGACATCTGCTGCTTGGTGGACGCCGAGGGCATGTTGCTGCATTTGACTGGATTACGAAGAAGCTTCTTTGCGAAATGAATGTAATGGAGGAAGTAGCTGATGTCTCGTGGTTGCATGTACATACCATGTTTGCATGTGCGCAAAAAGATTGGGTCTATATTTATGATAGTCAAGGCACTGAATTGCATTGTGTAAAACGTTTATACAGAGTTAACTGTATGGAGTTCTTACCTTACCATTTTCTTCTTGCTACTGGTAATAAAGATGGCTACGCGTCATGGTTGGATGTATCTATTGGCGAGTTAGTCAGTAATTTCAATACGAAACTTGGTGATATACGATTAATGCATCAAAATCCAGGAAATGGTGTTTTATGCATTGGCGGATCTAAAGGTGTAGTGTCCATGTGGTCTCCGAAAGTACGAGAACCTCTTGCGAAAATGCTATGCCATTCCACACCTATGAGTGCATTGACTGTTGATCCAAAAGGTCAATATATGGTCACGGCGGGCCAAGACCGAAAAGTTAAGGTTTGGGATGTACGCGCTTTAAAAGGTCCACTCGTAAGTTATGGATTGAGACTGCCAGCTAATCAGGTTGTGGTGTCCCAGCGTGGTTCTCTAGCATATTCACAG GGCACGTATTGTGAGATTCAATCGAACTTGTTATTGGGAGAAAAGGCTGAAACGCCATATTTGCGACAAATGTGTGATTCATTTGTGCATGGCATGCGCTTCTGCCCCTATGAAGATATTCTTGGCATAGCAACAGCCAAAGGCTTTCAGTCATTACTTGTTCCCGGCTCAGGTGAACCCAATTTCGATGCTTTGGAGGATAATCCTTATCAGACAAAGTCACAACGTCGTGAACATGAAGTGCACGCACTTTTAGAGAAAATACCACCAGAGTTGATTACTTTGGATCCAAATGAAATTTCTGCTGTTGATGTGCCCACGCTGCAAGAGAAGGTTGATGCGAAGCGAGCATTATTCCATTTGAAACCACCAAAAATTGACTTCAAGTCGCGACATAAAATGAAGGGTCGCGGTGGAAGTGCGAAAGCTTCACGTAATAAGCAAATAGTTAAGGACCTCAAAAGAAag GAGTTTATTACGGATATCAAAAAATCGAAGCAAACTATCTTCaaacaaaatacaaagaaaGCAAGCGATTTTATACCTCTTGACTCAAGTGTGCCGTCGGTACTGGATCGTTTTAAACCAAAAAGTACGAAGAAGAAGTAG